A segment of the Desulfurobacterium pacificum genome:
TCTTTAGGTTCTGTCCAGTAAGAGAAAAAGGGAGGTGGCTCATCGCCGTCCTGCCTTTCCATTTTTGAAAAATCTATCGTTCTTCCATCTATCCTTACAGGCGTTCCTGTTTTTAATCTTGCAACGCGAAAGCCATGCCTTTCGTAAAAAGAGGAAAGTTTATTCGCAGCAGGTTCCCACATCCTACCGCCTTCAAACTCTTCAAAGCCTATGATTATCTTTCCTCTTAAAAAAGTTCCAGCGGTAACCACAACCGCCTTTGCACCGTACTTAGCGCCTAAATGGGTGACCACCCCTTTCACTTTTCCATCTTCAACTATAATGTCATCAACTATTTGCTGCACAACGTCAAGATTGTCCGTTTCCTCTATAACTCTTTTCATCCTCTCTCTGTAGGCGTACTTATCCGCCTGCGCCCTTGGTGCTCTTACAGCTGGTCCCTTCTTTTTGTTCAAAATCCTGAACTGAATGCCGGTGGCGTCTATGTTCTTAGCCATTTCACCGCCTAAAGCGTCTATCTCCCTGACGACCGTTCCCTTCGCCACGCCACCAATAGAAGGGTTACAAGACATTTCAGCTATTCTGTCGCTATTGATAACAAACAGCGCCGTTTTACAACCCATTCTTGCCGCAGCCAGAGCAGCTTCACATCCGGCATGCCCGGCACCAACGACTATGACGTCGTAAACGCCATCCCACATCTTAAAACTCCACTCTCACTTTTTGTCCTCTCTTAACGCCTAAAAGAGCAGCTGCGCTTGTCATGTAAGCAACTATTTGCAGATACCCTTCAGGATTAATAGAAATAAACAACTCTCCCTTTTGAACTCCAGAAAATGAAGACAAGAACTTTTCAATTCTCTTACCGTTTATCTCCACAGACCTTACAGGTTTGTCAACAGGCAGGTTTAGAACAACGTTGCCGAAGGAATCAACGTCAAGAACAATCGTTTCTACAACGTTATCTGAAACTCTAACGTTAGGAGGAAGCTTAAACAGCTTTAAGCGGTTTTTCTCCACCTTTTCGCCAAAGTGAGACGGATTTTGCAACCTTGAAAGCTCTGCTGCTATAGGTGCAAGCTGATTTCTTCCCCTAAAGTTTCCTTTTCCTTCCAAAAAGTAATGGTCTGCAGTTATAAGGTAAACGCTCTCAATAGGTTCTTCTTCTGCCATCAAACTTACTATTCCGTTGTTTGGGCAAACGACAAAGTACCTTTCAGTAGAAACGATAACAGGTTCAGCATTAGGGTCAGGGTCAACTAACGCTAAAAATACTGTTCCTAAAGGAAAATATTTGTAAGACCACTTCAGCTTTACAGCTCCATCAACAACGTCAAAAGGGCGAACGTTATGGGTTATGTCAATGATTTGAATCTCCGGGTCGGTACTTTTAATAACAGCGTGAACAGTTCCAACGTAGTGGTCTTTTAAACCGTAATCGGATACAAGAGCTACTATTTTTTCCATCCCGCCTCCTCATCGCACAAATCGGTTAGCTTCTTCAATTCTAATTCTATCCTTTCTTTGAGTTCATCTTCTGAAAGTTGCGCCGGATATACAGGTTTCCCAACCCTTACTACACATCTTGAAAAAGGCAGAGGCAACATAAAACTATCCCACGAGTTAAAACGATAACAGGGTTTTGCCGAAAAGCTTATCGGATATACGGGAACGCCTGTCTTCATAGATAGTTTTACTATCCCTTTCTTTACCTTTTCAGCAGGTCCTTTCGGTCCATCAGGAGTAATGGCTACAGCCTCTCCTCTTGAAAGAATTTTTACCATTTCAAGAAACGCTCTTTCTCCACCTTTCCCCTTTCCTGTAGAACCCCTTACGGTTTTAAACCCTATTGCTTCTATCAACTTAGCTGCAAACTCACCGTCCCTATGCCTGCTGATTAGAACGTTCACCTTTTCAGCGTAGCGTTCAAAAACAAAAGGAAGGACGAACATCCTCCCATGCCAGAAAGCAAATATGGAAGGAAACTGTATAGGAGACAGAAACTCTACATCAATCCGCAGAGTTCTCACCCAACCTTTAAGAAGAAATGCAAGTAAACGTTCTTTATCTATTCTCAAAGTTCACCTTCACCCTTACTTCCGATATACCTTTCATACTTTTAGGAAAAGGAGGAAAAGGCTCAGAATCGTAAATAGCCGTTATTGCTGAACGATTAAACGGTACACTGGAAGAAAGTTTTTCAACGTTTATCTCCTCCACCTTTCCATTACTCGCTATGGTAAGGTAAATGGTTACTATTTCCTTGCTCTTTTCTTCTGTGTACGGCGGCTGCCAATTTGAGAGAATTTTATCTCTAACTCTTAACAGGTAAGGAACAACCCTACTCATTTTAACGGCTGGAACTTTTTCTTTCCCGTTTTTTTTGGCGTTGTTTGAAAAGACAAGAGAAAGTTTCCCGTTACCTTGCTCCTTTCTAACTTCAACAAACCTGTTGCTTAGAACTATTCCTCTGTCAGAAAAACGGTTGTTGTCGTTTCCCTTATTCTGGTTAGAAGAGACCTTGGCGTTAAACTTTGTAGCCTTTTTTGAACTTTTACCGTCAGGAACGAAACTTTTATCGGAAGGAGAAGACTCTTCCTTACTTCCTTTAACTGCCCTTTCACCTATCAGATTTGCATCAACTGCAGTATCAAAAGTTAAAGGTACTGTTTCCACCAACTTGTAAGTCTTTGAAAAAATTACTCCTGAAAAAACGGGAATGGAAAAGATAACTGCGTGAATAAACACCGAAGCTAACGAGGAGAAAAAGGTAACCTTTCTATCTTCCATATAGATTTTATCCACAAGGATTTAATGGAGCGGGCGACGGGACTTGAACCCGCGACCCTCAGCTTGGGAAGCTGATGCTCTACCAGCTGAGCTACGCCCGCCCTTCCACGAAAGAAAGATATAAAATCAACCTTTTGGGGTCAAGAGTCTTATTTCCCGCCTTTTACCGTAGTAAAACTTTTCAAGAAGATAGGAAACCAAAAACACTAAAACGGTGACGATAAACGTAAGTTTGTTCGTTCTTAGCTGAAAGAGAATAATCTGGAAAGCTACAAAAGTTATAACTATCAAGTTAAAGAATATTATCCCCTTCCTGCCGCCTATCCTATCGGCAAGCCTAAGGTGGGATACTATAACACCTATATAGATAACGGTGGTTATTATGCTTATGATAGAAGCAACTGAAGTGACGTTAAACAGGAGCGTAAATAAAAGCGCAAGAGTGCAGGTAAGGTAAAGTCCAAAGTGTTCTCCCATCCACTCTCTTCTCCTCTGCATTTCAGGATGAGGAATGTAACCTTTTTTCATAAGAGCATAGGCTGCGTTTGCACCGCTGTAGAGCGTGGCGTTAAGGGCAGAAGTAATACTTGCAAGGGCACCTATGGAAAGTAGAAAGTAACCGAAATTACCTAAAACAGGTTGCGCAGCAACGGCAAGGGCGTTTTCTCTGTATTTCACCAATTCTTCAGCTGGCAGAGAACCTAAAGCAGCCAATGAAACTGCAACGTAAACAGCCATAACGATGAAAATACTTATATAGATAGCTCTTGGGACGTTGAGTTGGGGATTTTCTATATTTTCGCTATCGTTGGTTACAATGCCAAATCCCATGTAGGATAGGAAGAAAACAACCGATGCAGTCAGTATCCCTTTTATAAACTGCGGAGACGTATTAAACTTGAGATATTCGGGATGGAACGCATAAAAAGCAGCAGCTACAAAGGTTAAAAGCACCAAGAGTTTAAAGAGAACTATCCAAAACTCTAATCTACCAATAAGTCTGCTACCTCCAGAATAGTTAAGCGCTCCGAATAGAGCAATTATCAAAACTTCAACAACGGGATGAAAACTGTTGTTAAGGTGAACAAGGGGAATAAAATAACCTGAAAAACTTATAGCGAACAGAGAGATTGAAACAACAAAACTCATCCACATCAAAATACTTAACGCACCGACAATGGGGCTATCCCCAAATCCCTTCTCTATAAAAGCAATCGGTCCTGCGTTTGAAACGAAATTTTTTCCAAAGTAGGCGTAGGAATAGGCTACCATTAAAGCGTAAATACCGCTTAAGAAAAACGCAAAAGGAAGTCCGGTTCCTGCTATTTTTACGCCGTAGCCAAATATGGAGAATATACTGGCACCTATCATCGTTCCTACAGCCATAGCTATAGCCTGCAATAGCGTAAGTTTACCTTCCTTTTTCATAGCAAACCTCTTTCCTTTGGTAAAATCAATTGTAGCAGGAACTACTTGAGAGGAAATAAAATGAAGAAATTAGCCATATACACCCTTTTTATTTTTCTATTCCTACCAACTTTCGCTCTAACAAACAAAACTTTCGCTGAAGATAAACCTGTAGAAGCTTGGATAACAAAAGAGAAAATAGGAAACAGAGAAGTTGAAGTTATAAAAATCAGAACTGAATCGGGAAAAATAATAGAAGTAGCTCCAGGTTTAACCAGAGAGGAAATCCCTAAACCTGTAAATAAACTTCCAGAAGGAACTTCTAAGAAACTACTTTATCTGTCAGGTGGACTTGTCGTAGGACTGGGAATTGGCGTTTTATTGATGAAATATTTAATGAAAAAGGAAAAGGCTCGCAGCTAACGCTAACGAGCCTTCTTTATGAGAGTTTCCCTCATTTTAATTTCTCTTTCTATTTTAGCCTTAGCTTCCTCTTCCTCCTCAGTAAGAGAAGCAAGCTCTTCTTTCAATTTTCCTATCTCCGCTTCAACTGCAGCAGTATCAACTTCTCCGGGTTCGTAAATTTCCTGAACACCTATCCTTACAACATCTGGTTCTACCTGAACGAATCCGTTGAACACCAACTTCGTTATCTCCTCTCCTTCAGCACTTCTACATTTAACGTAACCAGCACCAACGGAGTAGAACTCAGGCTGGTGACCTGGTAGGATGCCCAAGTCACCGTCGTCAGTTTCAACGTAAACTTCTTTTGCATCTATCTCGTAATGCTTCCCCGTAGCGGAAGCGAGGAGCAACTTCATCTCTGCTGGAATTCCCTTTGTAGCAGCCATCTATGCTCTCCCTTATTTCTTAGCTTCTGCTTCCTTCATAAGCTTTTCACCTTTTTCAATAGCCTCATCTATATTACCAACCATGTAGAAAGCGTTTTCAGGAAGGTGGTCAAGCTCACCGTTTACTATCTTTTCAAAACCTTCAATTGTTTCCTCTATCGTTACGTAACGTCCAGGCATACCTGTAAAGACCTCAGCAACGTGGAACGGCTGAGTGAGGAAGAGCTGAATTCTTCTTGCTCTGTGAACTACAAGCTTGTCCTCTTCGGAAAGCTCTTCCATACCCAAGATTGCAATAATTTCAAGGAGTTCTTTATAACGCTGGAGATATCTTTGAACTTCTCTTGCTACGCGGTAGTGTCTTTCACCAACAATGTTAGGGTCAAGCATACGAGATGTAGATTCAAGAGGGTCAACAGCTGGATAAATACCTTGCTCAGCCAATGAACGGGAAAGAACTGTTGTTGCGTCAAGGTGAGCAAACAACGTAAACGGAGCTGGGTCTGTAAAGTCGTCAGCAGGAACGTAAATAGCCTGAACAGACGTAATAGAACCCTTTGTCGTAGAAGTAATACGCTCCTGAATAGCACCTACTTCTGTTGCAAGCGTTGGCTGATAACCAACCTCAGAAGGAATTCTACCTAAAAGAGCGGAAACTTCTGCACCAGCCTGAATAAACCTGAACATGTTGTCAACGAAGAAGAGAACGTCTCTTCCTTCTACATCCCTAAAGTATTCAGCCATTGTAACACCGGTCATTGCAACACGCCATCTGTTACCAGGAGGCTCGTTCATCTGACCGTAAACAAGAACTGTATTGTCAAGAACGCCGGACTCTTTCATTTCAAGCCAGAGGTCTGTTCCTTCTCTTGTTCTCTCACCAACGCCAGCAAATACAGAGAAACCACCGTGCTTCATTGCAACGTTATGGATAAGCTCCATAAGAAGAACGGTCTTACCAACTCCAGCACCACCGAACAGTCCTGTCTTTCCACCTTTGGCATACGGTTCAAGAAGGTCAATAACCTTAATTCCCGTTTCAAAAATTTCTGCTGTAGATTTCTGCTCTGTAAGAGGTGGAGTTGGTCTGTGAATAGGCCAGTATTCTTCAGCTTCAACCGGTCCCTGTTCATCAATAGGTTGTCCCACAACGTTGAAAATTCTTCCTCTTGTAGCGTGACCAACAGGAACTTTAAGGTAATCACCTGTATCTATTACTTCCATTCCTCTCTTTAAGCCTTCTGTAGCACCAAAAGCAACGCATCTTACCCTATTTTCACCAAGCTGTTGGTGAACTTCAAGCATAAGGTCGCCAGTAGTAACTTTACCGTCCCACGTAATAGTCTTAACGTTGGGGACTCTCAAAGCGTGGTAAATTTTTGGAAGATGTCCATCAGGAAACTCAACGTCTATAACAGGTCCTACAATTTGAACTATCTTACCTTTATGTTCCGCCATATCTATCCTC
Coding sequences within it:
- a CDS encoding SAM hydrolase/SAM-dependent halogenase family protein; the encoded protein is MEKIVALVSDYGLKDHYVGTVHAVIKSTDPEIQIIDITHNVRPFDVVDGAVKLKWSYKYFPLGTVFLALVDPDPNAEPVIVSTERYFVVCPNNGIVSLMAEEEPIESVYLITADHYFLEGKGNFRGRNQLAPIAAELSRLQNPSHFGEKVEKNRLKLFKLPPNVRVSDNVVETIVLDVDSFGNVVLNLPVDKPVRSVEINGKRIEKFLSSFSGVQKGELFISINPEGYLQIVAYMTSAAALLGVKRGQKVRVEF
- a CDS encoding lysophospholipid acyltransferase family protein, whose translation is MRIDKERLLAFLLKGWVRTLRIDVEFLSPIQFPSIFAFWHGRMFVLPFVFERYAEKVNVLISRHRDGEFAAKLIEAIGFKTVRGSTGKGKGGERAFLEMVKILSRGEAVAITPDGPKGPAEKVKKGIVKLSMKTGVPVYPISFSAKPCYRFNSWDSFMLPLPFSRCVVRVGKPVYPAQLSEDELKERIELELKKLTDLCDEEAGWKK
- a CDS encoding TonB family protein, producing MEDRKVTFFSSLASVFIHAVIFSIPVFSGVIFSKTYKLVETVPLTFDTAVDANLIGERAVKGSKEESSPSDKSFVPDGKSSKKATKFNAKVSSNQNKGNDNNRFSDRGIVLSNRFVEVRKEQGNGKLSLVFSNNAKKNGKEKVPAVKMSRVVPYLLRVRDKILSNWQPPYTEEKSKEIVTIYLTIASNGKVEEINVEKLSSSVPFNRSAITAIYDSEPFPPFPKSMKGISEVRVKVNFENR
- a CDS encoding APC family permease — translated: MKKEGKLTLLQAIAMAVGTMIGASIFSIFGYGVKIAGTGLPFAFFLSGIYALMVAYSYAYFGKNFVSNAGPIAFIEKGFGDSPIVGALSILMWMSFVVSISLFAISFSGYFIPLVHLNNSFHPVVEVLIIALFGALNYSGGSRLIGRLEFWIVLFKLLVLLTFVAAAFYAFHPEYLKFNTSPQFIKGILTASVVFFLSYMGFGIVTNDSENIENPQLNVPRAIYISIFIVMAVYVAVSLAALGSLPAEELVKYRENALAVAAQPVLGNFGYFLLSIGALASITSALNATLYSGANAAYALMKKGYIPHPEMQRRREWMGEHFGLYLTCTLALLFTLLFNVTSVASIISIITTVIYIGVIVSHLRLADRIGGRKGIIFFNLIVITFVAFQIILFQLRTNKLTFIVTVLVFLVSYLLEKFYYGKRREIRLLTPKG
- the atpC gene encoding ATP synthase F1 subunit epsilon codes for the protein MAATKGIPAEMKLLLASATGKHYEIDAKEVYVETDDGDLGILPGHQPEFYSVGAGYVKCRSAEGEEITKLVFNGFVQVEPDVVRIGVQEIYEPGEVDTAAVEAEIGKLKEELASLTEEEEEAKAKIEREIKMRETLIKKAR
- the atpD gene encoding F0F1 ATP synthase subunit beta; translated protein: MAEHKGKIVQIVGPVIDVEFPDGHLPKIYHALRVPNVKTITWDGKVTTGDLMLEVHQQLGENRVRCVAFGATEGLKRGMEVIDTGDYLKVPVGHATRGRIFNVVGQPIDEQGPVEAEEYWPIHRPTPPLTEQKSTAEIFETGIKVIDLLEPYAKGGKTGLFGGAGVGKTVLLMELIHNVAMKHGGFSVFAGVGERTREGTDLWLEMKESGVLDNTVLVYGQMNEPPGNRWRVAMTGVTMAEYFRDVEGRDVLFFVDNMFRFIQAGAEVSALLGRIPSEVGYQPTLATEVGAIQERITSTTKGSITSVQAIYVPADDFTDPAPFTLFAHLDATTVLSRSLAEQGIYPAVDPLESTSRMLDPNIVGERHYRVAREVQRYLQRYKELLEIIAILGMEELSEEDKLVVHRARRIQLFLTQPFHVAEVFTGMPGRYVTIEETIEGFEKIVNGELDHLPENAFYMVGNIDEAIEKGEKLMKEAEAKK